A single genomic interval of Burkholderia cepacia ATCC 25416 harbors:
- the ppk1 gene encoding polyphosphate kinase 1, whose translation MSVRYPLLNRELGILGFNERVLAQAADPQVPLLERLRFICITSSNLDEFFEVRMAGLQEQIRDNPGALTPDGMSLQHAYDLVVERAQRLVHRQYTMLHETVLPALEQEGIYFHASDTWNDEQLEWARHYFLDELLPVLTPIGLDPAHPFPRVLNKSLNFVVELEGRDAFGRQAVMGIVQAPRALPRVVRMPHALSGFEHGFVLLSSFMQRFVGELFPQLVVKSCNQFRITRNSELFVDEDEITNLRVALQGELPARHLGNAVRLEVSADTPPHIVRRLLDESELGDKDCYRVAGSVNLVRLMQIPDLVDRPDLKFTPFTASTPAAITNAPTMFDAIDNGDILLHHPYESFQPVLELLQQAAKDPSVVAIKQTIYRTGTDSPLMDALMEAARNGKEVTVVVELLARFDEETNINWASQLEAVGAHVVYGVVGHKCHAKMMLIVRRVVQGGKASLRRYVHLGTGNYHPRTARLYTDFGLMTADQKICEDVHHVFQQLTGIGGELTLHELWQSPFTLHPRIIDSIRAEIDNARAGKRARVVAKMNALLEPTVIAALYEASQAGVKVDLIVRGVCALKPGVPGLSENITVRSIVGRFLEHHRIYYFHANGAEDVYLSSADWMDRNLFRRVEVAFPIRDRKLKRRVLAEGLSVCLGDNQSAWQMHSDGHYRRRRAGKTIRNAQLGLLAKFCS comes from the coding sequence ATGTCCGTCCGTTATCCGCTTCTCAATCGTGAACTCGGCATCCTCGGTTTCAACGAGCGCGTGCTGGCCCAGGCAGCCGATCCGCAAGTCCCGTTGCTCGAGCGCCTCCGTTTCATCTGCATCACCAGCAGCAACCTCGACGAATTCTTCGAAGTCCGGATGGCCGGCCTTCAGGAGCAGATCCGCGACAACCCCGGCGCCCTGACGCCCGACGGCATGTCGTTACAACATGCTTACGATCTCGTGGTCGAACGCGCGCAGCGGCTCGTTCATCGACAGTACACGATGCTGCACGAAACCGTGCTGCCCGCGCTCGAGCAGGAAGGCATCTACTTCCATGCGAGCGACACGTGGAACGACGAGCAGCTCGAATGGGCGCGGCACTACTTCCTCGACGAGCTGCTGCCCGTGCTGACGCCGATCGGCCTCGATCCCGCCCACCCGTTCCCGCGCGTGCTGAACAAGAGCCTGAACTTCGTCGTCGAGCTCGAAGGCCGCGACGCATTCGGCCGTCAGGCCGTGATGGGCATCGTGCAGGCGCCGCGCGCGCTGCCGCGCGTCGTACGCATGCCGCACGCGCTGTCGGGCTTCGAGCACGGCTTCGTGCTGCTGAGCTCGTTCATGCAGCGCTTCGTCGGCGAACTCTTCCCGCAACTCGTCGTGAAGAGCTGCAACCAGTTCCGTATCACGCGCAACAGCGAACTGTTCGTCGACGAAGACGAGATCACGAACCTGCGCGTCGCGCTGCAGGGCGAACTGCCCGCGCGCCACCTCGGCAACGCGGTGCGCCTCGAGGTGTCGGCCGACACGCCGCCGCACATCGTGCGACGCCTGCTCGACGAAAGCGAGCTCGGCGACAAGGACTGCTATCGCGTGGCCGGATCGGTGAACCTCGTGCGGCTGATGCAGATTCCCGATCTCGTCGACCGCCCCGACCTGAAGTTCACGCCGTTCACCGCATCGACTCCCGCCGCGATCACGAACGCGCCGACGATGTTCGACGCGATCGACAACGGCGACATCCTGCTGCACCACCCGTACGAGAGCTTCCAGCCGGTGCTCGAACTGCTGCAGCAGGCCGCGAAGGACCCGAGCGTCGTCGCGATCAAGCAGACGATCTACCGCACCGGCACCGATTCGCCGCTGATGGACGCGCTGATGGAAGCCGCGCGCAACGGCAAGGAAGTGACCGTCGTCGTCGAACTGCTCGCGCGCTTCGACGAGGAAACCAACATCAACTGGGCGTCGCAGCTCGAGGCCGTCGGCGCGCATGTCGTGTACGGCGTGGTCGGCCACAAGTGCCACGCGAAGATGATGCTGATCGTGCGGCGCGTCGTGCAGGGCGGCAAGGCGTCGCTGCGCCGCTACGTGCACCTCGGCACCGGCAACTACCATCCGCGGACGGCACGCCTCTACACCGACTTCGGGCTGATGACGGCCGACCAGAAGATCTGCGAGGACGTCCATCACGTGTTCCAGCAACTGACCGGCATCGGCGGCGAACTCACGCTGCACGAGCTGTGGCAGTCGCCGTTCACGCTGCATCCGCGCATCATCGACTCGATCCGCGCGGAGATCGACAATGCGCGTGCCGGCAAGCGCGCGCGCGTCGTCGCGAAGATGAACGCGTTGCTGGAACCGACGGTGATCGCCGCGCTGTACGAAGCGTCGCAGGCCGGCGTCAAGGTCGACCTGATCGTGCGCGGCGTCTGCGCGCTGAAGCCCGGCGTGCCGGGGCTGTCGGAAAACATCACCGTGCGCTCGATCGTCGGCCGCTTCCTCGAGCACCACCGGATCTACTATTTCCACGCGAACGGTGCCGAGGATGTCTATCTGTCGAGCGCCGACTGGATGGACCGCAACCTGTTCCGCCGCGTCGAAGTCGCGTTCCCGATCCGCGATCGCAAGCTCAAGCGGCGCGTGCTGGCCGAAGGGCTGTCGGTGTGCCTCGGCGA
- the ppx gene encoding exopolyphosphatase, with protein MVTTPHLLAAVDLGSNSFRLIVGRVEETPAGSQIYPVDALREPVRLAAGLSSDKMLDRASQERGWEALKRFGERLRDFHPDHVRAVATNTLRVAKNAGEFLGEAEAALGFPIEVIAGREEARLIYAGAAHSVPASAGKRLVVDIGGGSTEFIIGSHYTPIVMESLYIGCVSHSRAFFPAGNVDEYTMRQAELAAKREIQIISSEYKKAGWDQAIGSSGTARALAELVEANGFNDPGITHGISRGGLERLKRALIKSENVNRLKLIALKPDRVPVLAGGLAIMLAVFEELGVDYVDTTDGALRLGVLYDLLGRTQHEDMRAVTVEGFTRRYGVDRAQAERIGALAGRFYDELEEADDEAREEGRMFLGWAAALHEIGLSISHSAYHKHSAYIASNADMPGFSRTDQARLAALVLGHAGKLGKLSQAREVEWPLLFCLRLAALLCRRRTDAGLPDISVSQMKKGGYEVRLPSAWVEQNPLTDYSLSQEAAEWEKVGIPYRVVYTGA; from the coding sequence ATGGTTACAACCCCCCACTTGCTGGCTGCCGTGGATCTCGGCTCGAACAGCTTCCGGCTGATCGTCGGACGCGTCGAGGAAACGCCGGCGGGCAGCCAGATCTATCCCGTCGATGCGCTGCGCGAGCCCGTCCGGCTGGCCGCGGGCCTGTCGAGCGACAAGATGCTCGATCGCGCGTCGCAGGAGCGTGGCTGGGAGGCGCTCAAGCGGTTCGGCGAGCGCCTGCGCGATTTCCATCCCGATCATGTGCGCGCGGTGGCCACCAACACGCTGCGCGTCGCGAAGAACGCGGGCGAGTTTCTCGGCGAGGCGGAAGCGGCGCTCGGTTTTCCGATCGAAGTGATTGCAGGCCGCGAAGAAGCGCGCCTGATCTACGCGGGCGCCGCGCACTCGGTGCCGGCGAGCGCCGGCAAGCGGCTCGTCGTCGACATCGGCGGCGGCTCCACCGAATTCATCATCGGCTCGCACTACACGCCGATCGTGATGGAGAGCCTCTACATTGGCTGCGTGAGCCACAGCCGCGCCTTCTTCCCCGCCGGCAACGTCGACGAATACACGATGCGGCAGGCCGAACTCGCGGCCAAGCGCGAGATCCAGATCATTTCGAGCGAGTACAAGAAGGCCGGCTGGGACCAGGCGATCGGTTCGTCCGGCACCGCGCGTGCGCTCGCGGAACTCGTCGAGGCGAACGGCTTCAACGATCCGGGCATCACGCACGGCATTTCGCGCGGCGGCCTCGAGCGCCTGAAGCGTGCGCTGATCAAGTCGGAGAACGTCAACCGGCTGAAGCTGATCGCGCTGAAGCCCGACCGCGTACCGGTGCTCGCGGGCGGCCTCGCGATCATGCTCGCGGTGTTCGAGGAACTCGGGGTCGACTACGTCGATACGACCGACGGCGCGCTGCGCCTCGGGGTGCTGTACGACCTGCTCGGCCGGACGCAGCACGAGGACATGCGCGCGGTGACCGTCGAGGGCTTTACGCGCCGCTACGGTGTCGATCGTGCGCAGGCCGAGCGGATCGGCGCGCTGGCGGGGCGTTTCTACGACGAACTCGAGGAAGCCGACGACGAAGCGCGCGAGGAAGGGCGGATGTTCCTCGGCTGGGCGGCCGCGTTGCACGAGATCGGCCTGTCGATCTCGCACAGCGCGTATCACAAGCATTCGGCCTATATCGCGAGCAACGCGGACATGCCGGGTTTTTCGCGCACCGACCAGGCGCGGCTCGCCGCGCTGGTGCTCGGTCATGCGGGCAAGCTCGGCAAGCTGTCGCAGGCCCGCGAAGTCGAGTGGCCGCTGCTGTTCTGCCTGCGGCTCGCGGCGCTGCTGTGCCGGCGCCGAACCGACGCGGGGCTGCCCGACATTTCCGTTTCGCAGATGAAGAAGGGCGGGTATGAAGTGCGCCTGCCGAGCGCGTGGGTCGAGCAGAACCCGCTGACCGACTACAGCCTCAGCCAGGAGGCGGCGGAATGGGAGAAGGTCGGAATCCCGTATCGCGTGGTGTATACGGGCGCGTAA
- a CDS encoding DUF3592 domain-containing protein gives MTASSTDRPAKPAMNIATVIAMIIGAAVLAFCVVQAYRTTVFLSHASRAPGVVVKSSGHPTIRFETAQGQRIEFVQNGGMDGPPGTVVQVAYDPAAPAETARAATFLAIWGAVLWGLPAGIGFLVLPLFGARFVLTGRYGNAISR, from the coding sequence ATGACAGCCTCCTCGACTGATCGCCCGGCAAAACCGGCGATGAATATCGCGACCGTCATCGCCATGATCATCGGCGCCGCCGTACTCGCTTTCTGCGTCGTGCAGGCCTACCGGACGACGGTCTTCCTTTCGCACGCCTCTCGTGCACCCGGTGTAGTCGTCAAGTCGAGCGGACACCCGACCATACGCTTCGAAACGGCCCAGGGCCAGCGCATCGAGTTCGTGCAGAACGGCGGCATGGACGGTCCGCCCGGAACTGTCGTGCAGGTCGCGTACGACCCTGCCGCGCCCGCGGAAACGGCCCGGGCCGCCACGTTCCTCGCGATATGGGGAGCTGTGCTGTGGGGATTGCCGGCAGGCATCGGCTTTCTTGTCCTGCCGCTGTTCGGCGCCCGGTTCGTGCTCACCGGGCGGTACGGGAACGCGATTAGCCGTTGA